A region from the Vicia villosa cultivar HV-30 ecotype Madison, WI linkage group LG3, Vvil1.0, whole genome shotgun sequence genome encodes:
- the LOC131661434 gene encoding uncharacterized protein LOC131661434: MNKDFQELILADKLSKLNSSQAAIETLSHWCIFNRSNAEQVVSTWKIQFDKSDIERQIPLLYLANDIMQNSKRNGNEFVIEFWKVLSAAVKDVLAKNNDKGNRTVARLLEVWGERNVFGSHVQNLKDIMLGEGSPPPLELGKKRSRSVKVMKRDSVKILKRDSRSIKSKLSIGGTTEKIVSAFHLVLSEQANEDEDMSNCKSAVQRVRKIEKDVDIACTTASAKDPKRKTLMKDLEEQQNLLKRCIEKLKLVEASRAALVYQLKEALLEQESELESVRTQMQVAQAQIEEASNMQKRLDNEDPSQDASFKRTSSTDAASQSEAATKKSAAAIAAEVADKLTASSSSQLIMRSVLSTFAAEEAKSARLTSESTSNSMISMPSSDAHVFMPAQQLNAVPNHSYPSVLVTQPTMHNAAPSMQGQYHLYSNPSPQQYVQSTGGVISPYGYGSVPPLQPAPPPPPFTNHTMQTTQQQPVPTFTNHTMQTTQQQPVPTFTNHTMHTTQQQPGPAYRNHTMQITQQHPVPIHVPVPPSFRPLQPSGTMYYVNH, encoded by the exons ATGAACAAAGATTTCCAGGAGCTGATACTCGCTGACAAGCTCTCCAAGCTTAATAGCTCTCAGGCAGCCATTGAaa CTTTATCACATTGGTGTATATTTAACCGGAGCAATGCTGAACAAGTTGTTTCGACATGGAAAATACAGTTTGACAAATCAGATATAGAACGCCAAATTCCCCTTTTGTATCTTGCAAATGACATCATGCAGAACAGCAAGCGTAATGGGAATGAGtttgtgattgagttttggaAGGTTCTTTCTGCAGCAGTCAAGGATGTTCTTGCGAAAAACAATGATAAGGGAAATCGTACAGTAGCTAGACTG CTTGAAGTATGGGGGGAAAGGAATGTTTTTGGGTCTCATGTGCAAAACCTCAAGGATATAATGCTTGGAGAGGGCTCTCCTCCGCCATTGGAACTCGGCAAAAAGAGATCGCGTTCTGTTAAAGTTATGAAAAGGGATTCTGTAAAGATTTTGAAAAGGGATTCTCGTTCTATTAAATCG AAATTGTCCATAGGAGGAACGACAGAAAAAATAGTGTCTGCATTTCATTTGGTGCTCAGTGAACAGGCCAATGAAGATGAAGACATGAGTAATTGCAAGTCCGCTGTTCAGCGTGTGAGGAAGATAGAGAAAGATGTTGATATTGCATGTACCACCG CTTCAGCTAAGGATCCTAAGCGGAAAACTTTGATGAAGGATCTAGAAGAGCAACAAAATCTATTAAAACGTTGCATAGAGAAACTTAAATTAGTTGAAGCAAGTAGAGCAGCCCTAGTATATCAGTTAAAAGAAGCTTTGCTCGAGCAG GAATCGGAACTGGAGAGTGTTCGTACACAGATGCAG GTTGCTCAAGCACAAATAGAAGAGGCTAGCAACATGCAGAAGCGACTCGATAATGAAGATCCGTCACAGGATGCATCATTTAAAAGAACTTCAAGCACTGATGCAGCTTCACAATCAGAAGCAGCAACTAAAAAGTCAGCTGCAGCAATTGCCGCTGAGGTTGCAGATAAACTTACAGCTTCATCATCATCTCAATTGATCATGCGTTCTGTTCTCTCAACATTTGCTGCAGAAGAGGCAAAGAGTGCTCGTCTAACGTCGGAGTCCACGTCAAATTCTATGATATCAATGCCAAGTTCAGATGCTCATGTCTTTATGCCAGCACAACAGTTGAATGCCGTGCCAAACCATTCATATCCTTCAGTTTTGGTAACTCAACCAACTATGCACAATGCAGCCCCGTCGATGCAAGGTCAATATCACTTATATAGTAATCCATCACCCCAGCAATATGTGCAGTCAACAGGAGGGGTCATCTCTCCATATGGTTATGGTAGTGTACCACCATTACAGCCAGCCCCACCCCCACCACCTTTTACGAATCATACAATGCAAACAACGCAGCAACAGCCAGTACCAACTTTTACAAATCATACAATGCAAACAACACAGCAACAGCCAGTGCCAACTTTTACAAATCATACAATGCATACAACACAGCAACA